Genomic window (Spirosoma sp. KCTC 42546):
CGAACTCGCCCGACGCCTGAACAAAGCGGTATACGAACAGTGTTGGGATGCCAGTCGTAATTTATTTGCCGACACGCCCGATAAGAATTCCTTTAGTCAACACGCCAATATCCTGGCCGTGCTGACGAATGCTGTTCCAGTTGCGCAACAGGCAGCTCTGTTGCAGAAAACCATAGCGGATACATCACTAACGCAAGCGACGTTTTACTTTAAATTCTACCTGTTTGAAGCCTTGAAAAAAACGGGCCTTGGTGATCAGTTCATCGTCCAGCTAAAACCCTGGCGCGACATGCTGGCAATGGGGTTAACCACCTTCGCCGAAAACCCCGAACCAACCCGTTCCGATTGCCACGCCTGGAGCGCGTCTCCTTTATACGAATTTCTTTCCACAACCTGCGGGATTCGAACTGCCGAGCCAGGTTTTAAGTCAGTTCGTATCGAGCCTTTTCTGGGAGACTTAACTAGTGTAGAAGGGAAAATGCCGCATCCCGCGGGTGAGATCGCCGTGCAGTTTCAGAAAACGCCTGCTGGCGGTTTAACGGGCACCGTTTCCCTTCCCACTAACGTAGCGGGTACGTTGCGCTGGAAAGGGAAAACAATGCCGTTAAAGTCTGGAAGCCAAACGATTAGTTTGTAGTCATCATTTTAGCTTTTCCTCTGCCTTGGGTTTGAGTGTGCCGCGTGCAATAGGCTCCGGCTTTGATTTAGGATTGACGAAGCGTAACAACGTGGCTGTTGGAAACACATCTTTGGGTAGCTTGGTGATAACCAGCTGATAAGAGCGGGTGCCAATGACCAGATTTGAATAGGTCATGGCCGGCCCCGATTCCTGTAGCAAACCCCAGTTGGCAATGGGTTCCTTCGCCAGTAAGGTAGCATCCTCCTCTGATAAAGCGGCAAAGGCTGTATCGGGCTGGAAGTGTTTTCCACTCACATCCTCAATGACCGAGATGACGGCTGGTGGCGTAGGCGATGCTGGCTTAGTCTGGGCTGCTGCTAACGCTCCCATTAACAGCAGGGATAAACTAGTGAGTATGTTTTTCATGATCTGTTGAGTATAATTGTTTAATCTACAGTCCTATTCTAAAAACTGAGATTTTACAGGAAGTCCAGGAAGGTTTCCTGTACCTTATTGTATATAAACTCAGATTTTGCCAGTCCGTTTAAAATTCAGCGGACCATTACTTCAAAAATTCCAGAACAGCCTTTTTGTAGGCTTCCAGTGTTTGTATATGTGGAATATGACCCACACCCGGAAGCTCAACTAACTGACTACCTGGAATCTGCTGTTGCGTATGCTTACCCAGGATCGGGTATTGGCCATATTGGTTGACTATAGTTTTCGGGACGCGGGCTTTGCCAACAATGGTTCGGTCGGCCTGACCAATGATGAGTAGGGTAGGTACCTTAATATTTTTGAATTCGTAGCAGACGGGCTGCTCGTAAATCATCTGGTAGGTGAGCGCATTGGCCCAGGCAATGCGCTTGAATCGTGGATCGGTCAGAGCGGCTGCCTGCGCTCGAACCCACTCTTCATATTCAGGCTTCCATTGTGGATAATAACTCTGCTGATAGTTCTTGTAGGACTCGTAAGTAGCTGCTACTTCCGTTTTGTACAGGCTATCGAGGGGAGAATAGGGTACAAACGAACGATAATCTTCCAGGCCAATGGGGTTCTCCAGAATAAGCTGGCTGACTAAAGTTGGGTAGAGTAAGGTAAATCGCGTAGCCAACATGCCACCCATCGAATGGGCAATAACGATTACCTTGTTGATTTTCAGGGAATCAAGTAATCGTTTGTTATTAGTTGCCAGGGCATGAAAGCTATAGTGTAAATCTGGATAATCAGATTTGCCCCAGCCAACCTGATCGGGCACAATAACCCGGTAACCAGCCTTGCTTAGAAAAGCAATCACATCCCGCCAGTAGATGCCATTAAAGTTTTTGCCGTGAAACAGAATAACACTTTTGCCATTTGCTGTACTGACGGGAGCTACATCCATATACGCCATTCGCATCGTTTTTTGCTCTTGATGCAACGTGATGTATCGTACCGGATAGGGGTACGGAATGGTCTGCGCGAAGGCCGAAAAAGCTGTTAGCCAACTAAGTAGGAGAAACGAAAAATAAAGTTTCATGACGTGAGAATGAAGCGGTTTGCCAAGTAGTAAACCGCTTCATTCTCACAACTGTTTTGCACCAACAATCTGCCCGTTATCGGTTCGTTGCACGTACACAAGAACGGCTGTTTGATCGGTAGTCAGATCTGTAGGTAAGGGCAGAACCAGTTTTCCCGATGTCCCTGATTCGTCGACGGTTTTGAATTGCCGAACTACGTTTGTGTTCACGAGGGTGCGACCTCCATTCTCGCCGTTCTTCACTGCCGTATGGGCTTCTTTCTGGACCAAAGCTATATTTACGCGATAAGGGCCAGCGGCAGATAGCTCGTACGAAACGGTTGCCTGTTTTCCATCACGGGTAACTGTGCCATCGACGCCTATAAAAGCCGATGCCGGTTGTTTCTGAATGGTTTGAATAGTCTGCTCAATACGTCCGCGTTGGCCGCCAACGATATCCTGCTTCCCGTTAATGACCAGTTGTGGTGTGTAGGTCTGGGTTTTCAGGGTACGGTCGTATTGGCGTTGCCGGTCGGTATATTGTTTGGCACTGAATGGGTCCTGCCAGCCCAGCCGGTTCCAGTAATCGACGTGGAATGACAGCCCATAAACGGCCTGACCTGATCGGATGGCTTGCTGAGTAATTTCCTGCAAGGCCTTGTCGGCGGCCGGGCAGCTAGAACATCCCTGCGACGTGAATAACTCCAGTACAATAACAGGCTGGGCCGCTGGTTTTGCCGGTTTGTCGAAAGGAGATGATGCAGCTAACCCTAAAGCGGTCAGGAGAGTGAGGATGTAATTCATGGCGTAGTTGTTGGATCTATTGATTTTATAAGCCTACATAATAATCATACCCTCGTTCAGCCCAGAAATCGCGCGGACGCTCGTCGGAGAAGAAAATTCGACCGATTCGTTTCAGGTTTTTTACGCCGTATTTCACGGGAATAATTAACCGAAGCGGTGCACCGTGGGGCGCTGTAATGGGTTCCCCGTTTAGTTCGTAGGCCAGTAATGTTTGCGGATGTAAGGCACTTTCCATGTCGATGCCTACGTAATAGCCTTCGTCAGGTGTTTCCATGCCAACATACTTGTATAGGTCGTCCGTGTTATCTGGATTAGGCCCGTTGCCACTTCGGGTACCCAGCTTATGTTTCGCCAAAAAGTCTGACAGTCGCGCACCACCCCAGTGCTGCACCTGACTCCAGCCCTCAATGCACTTGAATTCATACACGATTTCGTGTTTGGGCAGGGCTTTAATGTCATCAATGGTTAGCATGAGTGGTTGGTCTGTTTCCGAAGGCTGATCAATCTGTAGCTTCCAGTCTTCCGGAATGGGGGTTTTAATACCATCATAGCCATTGACCCGTGCTTTCTTTGCTGCATCGGCTATAGAGAATGTGGGTACTAAGTGCGTATTGCTGAAGTACGTTCGGGCTACCTGTTCATTGGCATTTAATATGTTACGAAAAGGTCGTTTAATTCCCTGAGCGCCGGGACTCTTCGTGATCCACTGATATACACCAACTGGTACGGCGCTGGCCACTGCAAACCAGCCAAACGATTTAAGCATCCGCCGACGAACAGCCGACTCAGGAATATCACTTTCAGGGAGTTTCGGTTCTGTTGACTGGCTCATGATAGGGCAGGAGTTGGGGTAGGTGAAGGTTCGACAGGTTGCGGTTCAATTGGTTGATCAATGACGGGTTCGTTCGTAACCGGGTGTTCTGGATTATGCGGCTTTATCACTTCAAAACCCGTTACCATCGACTGGAAGTTTTGCCAGCCCGCCCGAATCACCTGCCAAATGTGGATCGCAAAAAACAGGACGTAGCCAACCGTTAGTATGAAATGCTCCAGTCGGGCGGCTTTGTAGCCTCCCAGTACACTCGTCAGCCACGAAAATTGGGTGGGTTTATAAATGGCGAAACCCGTTAGAACCGAGCCAATGCCCATTAGCATGATGGAAAAATAGGCGATCTTCTGGGCACCGTTGTATTTGATAAAGGGCGGTTGAGTTTTACGAAGACCAAAATCGTAGAGGGTTACCTGAATGGCCTCCAGAAACGAGTTTCGATTCGGGACCAGATGCCGCCATTCGCCCGAAATGAATGTGTAGCCCACATAGAGCAGACCGTTTAGCATAAACAGCCACATAAATACCCAGTGCCAAGCCATTCCTTCGGCTAATCGGCGAGGTACATGCAGGAACGTATAGAAACCATCGGGAAAGAATGACAGCAGGGTATAATCGCCGATCTGGATTTTATAGGGATCGTACGCCCAGTAAATCAGGAGACCACTCCAGATCATAACGAACAGAACTGGAAAGTTAATCCAGTGAAACCACCGAATAGCCAGTGGGTGTTTATGGACAATGCGTTTCATGGCGTATGCGAGGGTATAGTATAAACTATACGACCAATATCGAGGAAAAGTTTGAACGTGATAAATTTGTTATAATTTCACAATCAGGCAATTGGGTGCTCCGCAGAAAGATACTGTTTATATTGAGGAACTGTTTTTGTTGATTGTTCACGGTACCTGGCTTTTTGTTCGTCATTTATACGCAAATGAACTTCTGGTTAATACAGTTTTTCGGCAATAGGTATAAAATCCTAACTTGCTAAAAAACACGTTTATGTCTCTCCAAACCCTCGATACTGGTCTTTTTAAACTCGATGGCGGGGCCA
Coding sequences:
- a CDS encoding alpha/beta fold hydrolase, which translates into the protein MKLYFSFLLLSWLTAFSAFAQTIPYPYPVRYITLHQEQKTMRMAYMDVAPVSTANGKSVILFHGKNFNGIYWRDVIAFLSKAGYRVIVPDQVGWGKSDYPDLHYSFHALATNNKRLLDSLKINKVIVIAHSMGGMLATRFTLLYPTLVSQLILENPIGLEDYRSFVPYSPLDSLYKTEVAATYESYKNYQQSYYPQWKPEYEEWVRAQAAALTDPRFKRIAWANALTYQMIYEQPVCYEFKNIKVPTLLIIGQADRTIVGKARVPKTIVNQYGQYPILGKHTQQQIPGSQLVELPGVGHIPHIQTLEAYKKAVLEFLK
- a CDS encoding thioredoxin family protein encodes the protein MNYILTLLTALGLAASSPFDKPAKPAAQPVIVLELFTSQGCSSCPAADKALQEITQQAIRSGQAVYGLSFHVDYWNRLGWQDPFSAKQYTDRQRQYDRTLKTQTYTPQLVINGKQDIVGGQRGRIEQTIQTIQKQPASAFIGVDGTVTRDGKQATVSYELSAAGPYRVNIALVQKEAHTAVKNGENGGRTLVNTNVVRQFKTVDESGTSGKLVLPLPTDLTTDQTAVLVYVQRTDNGQIVGAKQL
- a CDS encoding molybdopterin-dependent oxidoreductase, with the protein product MSQSTEPKLPESDIPESAVRRRMLKSFGWFAVASAVPVGVYQWITKSPGAQGIKRPFRNILNANEQVARTYFSNTHLVPTFSIADAAKKARVNGYDGIKTPIPEDWKLQIDQPSETDQPLMLTIDDIKALPKHEIVYEFKCIEGWSQVQHWGGARLSDFLAKHKLGTRSGNGPNPDNTDDLYKYVGMETPDEGYYVGIDMESALHPQTLLAYELNGEPITAPHGAPLRLIIPVKYGVKNLKRIGRIFFSDERPRDFWAERGYDYYVGL
- a CDS encoding cytochrome b/b6 domain-containing protein, whose product is MKRIVHKHPLAIRWFHWINFPVLFVMIWSGLLIYWAYDPYKIQIGDYTLLSFFPDGFYTFLHVPRRLAEGMAWHWVFMWLFMLNGLLYVGYTFISGEWRHLVPNRNSFLEAIQVTLYDFGLRKTQPPFIKYNGAQKIAYFSIMLMGIGSVLTGFAIYKPTQFSWLTSVLGGYKAARLEHFILTVGYVLFFAIHIWQVIRAGWQNFQSMVTGFEVIKPHNPEHPVTNEPVIDQPIEPQPVEPSPTPTPALS